The genomic segment CGTCTATTTCACCAAGGATCTTTCTGCCGAAGGCCTCATCAAGTTGTACAACAAGGTGAACCAGAATATTTCCGGCAAGGTGGCCATCAAGGTTCACACCGGCGAAAAGAACGGCCCCAACATTTTGCCCCGCGAATGGGTGAAGGCTGTGCAGGCCCTGATTCCCAATTCCAATATCGTGGAAACCAACACTTACTACCATCCCAGCGACCGCGACACCACCGAAAAGCATCGCGAGACTTTGAAGGTAAACGGCTGGACTTTCTGCCCTGTAGATATCATGGACGAAGAAGGCACTGTGATGCTCCCTGTTCCTGGCGGCAAGCACTTTAAGGAAATGAGCATGGGCGGCCACATCGTGAATTACGATTCCATGGTGGTGCTGACCCACTTCAAGGGCCATACCATGGGCGGTTTCGGCGGTTCCCTCAAGAACATCGCCATCGGCTGTGCCGACGCCAATGTGGGCAAGAAGATGATCCACGAAAAGATGGAAGATCCGGATTACAACGCAAAGCCGGAACTTTACCCCAAGTGGAGCAATAGCGGCAAGCGCTTCATGGAAGCCATGGCTGAATCCGGCAAGGCGACTGTCAATCATTTCAAGGGCAAGATGTGCTTTATCAATGTACTGCGCCGTATGTCCGTGGACTGCGACTGTGCTGGCGTTGGCGCTGCCGAACCCACCTGCCGTGACATCGGTATCCTTGCTTCCACCGATATTCTCGCTGTGGACCAGGCCAGCGTAGACATGGTTTACAAGCTGCCCATTGGCGAACTGAAGGATATCAAGGAACGTATCGAAACTCGCGAAGGCTTGCATCAGCTCCCTGCCATGGAAGCTCTGAAGATGGGCAACCGCAAGTATCGTATCATTGAACTTTAATAAAAAGGCCGTTATGGATCGTCGTGATTTTCTTAAGGTTTCTGCGGGTGCCGTTGCTGTGGCTGGTCTTGCAAGTGCAGCAAACGCCGCTAACGCTGCTCCTGCAAAAAACTCCAAGGAGGACAAGGTGTCTACCGTCTATTTTACTAAGGATCTCAGTGCCGCTGGCGTTCTGAAACTTTACGAAAAGGTGAAGCAGAACATCTCTGGCAAGGTGGCCATCAAGCTCCATACCGGCGAACCTAACGGCCCTAACATTATTCCCCGCGAATGGGATGAAGCCTTGCAGAAGGCCATTCCTAACAGCACTATCGTAGAAACCAACACTCTTTACCAGGGCGGACGTTATACTACTGCAGACCACCGCAAGGCTCTCGAAGTCAATGGCTTTACCAAGTTCACCGTGGTGGACATTATGGACGAAGACGGCGAAACTCCCATTCCAGTGAAGGACGGTTACTGGCTCAAGGAATTGCATGTAGGCAAGCACATGCTGAACTACGATTCCATGGTGGTGTTCACCCACTTCAAGGGTCATGCCATGGGCGGCTTCGGCGGCTCCATGAAGAACATTGCCATCGGCTGTGCCGGCGGTCAGATAGGCAAGCGTGAAGTCCACATGAATACTTCCGACGTGAATGCCTCTGCCGATTGGATTATGGGTGCCAAGTTCATGGAACTGATGGGCGACTCCGCCAAGGCCACCTGCGATCATTTCAAGGGCAAGATGTGCTTTATCAATGTGCTGCGCCGTATGTCCGTGGACTGCGACTGCGCTGGTACCAGTGCCGCGGAACCCACCTGCCGTGACATCGGTATCCTTGCGTCTACCGACATTCTGGCTGTGGACCAGGCCAGTATCGACATGGTGTACAAGCTTCCGCCTAAGGAACTGAAGGACCTGAAGGAACGAATTGAGTCCCGCGAAGGTCTGCATCAGCTTGATGCCATGGAACACCATAAGATGGGTTCCCGCAAGTACAAGCTGGTGGAAGTTTTGTAACTTTCCATTGAACGGAAATTTTTATAAAGCGTCGAGGTTCCCATGTCTCTTGGAATTCCAGAAATCATCCTGATTGTTGTTGTGGTTTTGCTGCTGTTCGGTGGCAAGCGCATTCCTGAACTGGCCCGCTCTCTTGGCCGTGCCCAGCACGAATACAAGAAGGCAAAGGACGCCCTGAAGGAAGAAGCTGAAGATTTGCAAAAGACCGTTGAAAAGGTCGGCGAAGCAGAAGCCAAGAAGGAACAGGGCTAAAAGGACGACTTTGGTGCGGCCAAGTCATCCTCGCGAAAGCGAGGATCTAGCTTCGGATGATCAGTAAAGATTCTCAGGAACAGACGTTGGTCTCTCATTTGGAGGCCTTGCGTACGGCGCTGATTCACTGTTTTGTGGCGCTAGGCATCGGGATTATCCCGATGTTTTTGTTGTCGTCCTATGTTCTTGACTGGTTCAGCGCAGAACTTGTGGCCCAGAGTGGTGCCACCCTCCATTACTTTTCCCCAATGGAAGTGTTCCTGCTGCAACTAAAAATCGCGGCACTTATGGATTGCGTCATCTGTTCTCCGTACATTGCCTGGAACTTGTGGAAGTTCGTGCTGCCGGGCCTTTACGAAAACGAACGGAAGTTTGTTCGTTCTATCGTGTGGATGACCAGCGGGCTTTTTGTTTCGGGCGTGGTGTTCTGCCTGGGAATTTGCTTTCCGCTGGTGGTGCGCTTCGGTATGAGTTTTGAAAGTGCGAACCTGCAGCCGATTTTCGGTGTAGAAAATATCGTTACCCTGGCGCTGTGGCTGTCTCTCGCCTTTGGATGCATGTTCCAGTTCCCGCTGGTGACTTACGCCTTGATTCGTTCCGGCGTTGTTTATTACGAAACCGTCTGTCACGCCCGCCCTTATGTGGTGGTGGGCATTCTTGTGTTGGCCGCATTGCTGACTCCTCCGGATATTATTAGCCAGCTGATTCTGGGCGCTCCCACTTACTTGCTTTTCGAAGCCGGCCTGTTTGCCGCACGAAAGTATAAAGGCGAACAGTTCAAGGAATACAACGAAGAAAATGCTCCGAACAGGGTGGAACCGAAAACTCAGGAATCGCGCAGCACCCAAGATTCCGCGACGCAGAAATCTGCAAATCAAGATTCCCAGGATGATGTGGACTTTACAAAGGCTTCTTCTCCGTATCAAGTTGGAACAGAGCGGAATGCAGACAAGTGGAAACCTAATTAATGATGGCTTAAAGGATTATGACTGAGCTGGAAAAAATGTTGGCAGGGAAAATTTATGATCCCGCGGATGAAACCTTGGCAAAGCTAAGGTCGAAGGCTCATGGATTATGCCTGAAATATAATCAGCTGCTTGAAACGGATTCCTCTCGCCAGAACATTCTTGATGAACTTTTGCCTCATAGGGGAGAAAACGTATATCTGCAAGGGCCCATTCAGTTTGACTATGGATGTAATACCTTTATAGGCAAGAATTCCTATGCCAATTTCAATTTTACATGTCTTGATTGTTGCCCTGTAACTATTGGTGAAAATGTTTTCTTTGGTCCTAATGTATCTCTGTTGACACCTATACATCCTTTAAGATATCAGGATCGAAATCCTTATCGCAGGGAAGATGGCGTTAACACGGATCGCGAGTACGCAAAACCGATCATCATTAAGGATAATTGCTGGATTGCGGGAAACGTTACCATATGTGGTGGCGTTACTATTGGAGCGGGCTCCGTGATAGGTGCAGGAAGTGTCGTAACCAGGGATATTCCTGAAAATGTATTGGCAGCAGGTGTTCCCTGCAAGGTGATTCGCGAAATTACGGAAGAGGATCGCCTGGAAAATCATCCGGAATTATTTTGAAGAATTTGACTATGAAGAACTCTCTTGCAAATGAACGTTATGAAGACATTGGCTTTGCCAAGCTGGATATCAGCCGTGAAAAACGTACTGGTACAGCCGAGGCAATCTACTGCTCCGGAAAAACAAAGGAACAGCTTCTGAAAATTCTCCAGACCTTCAAGGAGAATGGATGTTCCGTTCTCGGAACCAAGTGTAGCGCCGAACAGTACGAGTTTGTAAGAGCGAAAATGCCCCAAGCTTGCTATAACGAAACTGCAAAAATCATCTCCATAAAAGCGGTCAAGGGCGATCATTCCAACGCTTCAAAGAAATCAGCAAAACTGCGCGGAACAGTCGCGGTCTGCTGTGCAGGAACCGCTGATTTGCCCATCGCTGAAGAAGCTGCCATGACCGCTGAATTTTTTGGAGCCAAGGTTTCGCGACATTATGATGTTGGCATTGCCGGCCTCCATCGTTTGCTTTCCAAAATTGATGAAATTCGCAAGGCGGATGTGGTTATCGCTGTGGCTGGTATGGAAGGGGCGCTGGCTGGTGTCATTGCTGGGCTCGTAAAAGCACCCGTGATTGCAGTGCCGACATCCGTTGGCTACGGCGCCTCGTTTCAAGGTGTCGCACCACTTCTAACAATGCTGAATACCTGCGCCGAGGGCGTTACCGTGGTGAACATCGACAACGGTTTTGGCGCTGCCGTAAGCGCTTGCCGTATGCTGAGGATTAAGTAATTATGAAATATCTTTATCTGGACGGATCTTGTGGAATCAGTGGCGACATGACTGTTGCCGCCTTGCTGGATTTGGGCGCATCCCGTGAAAAGCTGGAGGCTGCCATCAACAGCATGCACCTGGATGGAATGCATTGCCACTTCGGTCGTGGAAATTCCTACAGTATCGCTGGAGCAACTTTTGATGTCCATGTGCATACCCATCATGGCGAAGAAAGCGCAGACCACGTGCATGCTCACGAAGAAGGTTACGTAGAACACCACCACGAGCATCACCACTCTCACGAGCATCGTCATCTAAAGGAATGTTACGACATCCTGGACCATGTAGCAGGTCATGGAACTCTTTCCCAGAATGCACTCGCCATTGCCAAGAAAATTTTTCTGATTATCGCCGAAGCAGAAGCAAAGGCCCACGGCGTCGCTGTAGAGGATGTTCACTTTCATGAAGTGGGCGCCATCGACTCCATCGTAGATATTATGGCGGTGGCCATCTTGGTAGATGACTTGCAGGAAACTCAAGGTGTTTCTCAAGTTGTGGTGACTGGCCTTAATGAAGGTACGGGTTTTGTACAAACCCAGCACGGTATGCTTCCGATTCCTGTTCCCGCAGTGGCAAGCATTGCAGAAGCTGCAGGCATTGCACTTCACATTACCGAAACCAAGGGCGAAATGGTGACTCCTACGGGTATTGGCGTCGTTGCCGCTCTCCGCACCTGCGAAAAACTTCCGGCCAACTACAAAATTTTAAAGTCTGGCATTGGTCTTGGCAAACGCGACTTTGGCCGCGCCAATTTCCTTCGCGCCCAGATTATTGAAGATGTTAGTTCCACGGGCAATTCCCCAAACGACTTGAACGTCACCATTCTGGAATGCAGCATCGATGACGCAAGCCCCGAGGAACTTGGCCTTGCCATGGATAAGATCATGGAAACTGGCGCCCGCGACGTTCATTTTATCCCGTGCTACATGAAAAAGAATCGCCCCGGTATTTTGCTTCGCGCCATTGTAGATGGCGAAAAAATGGGGCAGGTTGAAACCGCTATTTTCAAGAATACAACAACCATCGGACTTCGTAGAATTCCCGTAGTTCGCAACTGCATGAGCCGCAGTTTCCTGGATGTTGAAACGCCCTTTGGAGTGGTAACTGTCAAGAAATGCGAACTTGGCGATATCGTGAAGTTTAAACCTGAGTTTGAAAGCGTCAAGGAAGTTGCTGAAAAGGCGGGAGTCTCCTTCCGTGAAATTTTTGACGCCGCAAGATCAAAAGCTCGTTAAGGAAGTATGAAACATCTATTTGGTTTGCTTTATGCCGCATTTGTGATGTGGCCTCTATGCGCTTGCGCAGATTCTGGTTCAAGTGCGGAACAGAACTCAATCGCTGTTGAAAATAGTTCATCAAGCGAACAATCCGTCCAAATTAGCAGTTCCTCATCGGCAAAAATTGAAATGAACAAAATCAAGATCACCATCGGCTCTCAAGAATTCACAGCAACTCTGGCAGACAACGCCACTGCCAAGGCATTTGCCGAACGTCTTCCCCTGACCGTTTCCATGACAGAACTTCACGGCAACGAATATTACGTCTACCTAGATTCCGGTTTCAAGACCACAGGCTACGCCCCCGACACAATCAAGAAAGGCGACATCAAGGTTTATGGTTCCGACTGCCTCGTCTTTTTCTACGAGACCTTCAGCAATCCAGGCTACAGTTACAGCGACATCGGAACTTTTGAAAATCCAGACAGTTTAAAGGACTCCCTAAAAGCTGGCGCCAAAAAAATCACAATCCAAAGTTTTTAATTCACGCAGCATTTTCATGGAGACACGCAAATGAAAAAAGTTCTCGTTATTTCTTCCAGCCTCCGTAAGGGAAGCAACTCCGACATTCTTGCAAAAGAGTTCGCCAAGGGCGCAAAGGACGCCGGTAACGAAGTGGAATACATTTCCCTGCAGGGCAAGAATATCGCATTCTGTCGCGGTTGCCTCGCCTGCCAAAAGAAGGGCAAGTGCGTCATCAAGGACGACGCCAACGAAATCACCGAAAAGATGAAGAACGCAGAAGTCATCGCCTTTGCAACGCCCATCTATTACTACGAAATGTGCGGTCAGCTAAAAACCATGCTGGACCGTGCCAATTCCCTTTACGCAAGCGAATACAAGTTCCGCGAAATCTACCTGCTGGCCACCGCCGCAGAAAATGAAAAGACCACCCCGAAGAACGCCATAAACGGAATCAAGGGCTGGATAGCCTGTTTCGACAACGTCAAGCTGAAGGGAACTGTTTTCGCCAGCGCCTTCGAGCCCAAGGAAACCGCAAGCAACAAGATCGCTCTCGCCGAAGCCTACAAGAAGGGAAGCAAGGTATAAAACGTCGCCCCCAACACGGTGGTAGGCGGCGTCCCTGCGAAAGTCATAAAGACAATTTAACGCTATTGTGACTTACTTCTCAAACAGGTTCTGTGCATTTTTGTACAGGACCTGTTCTACATTTTGAGAAACAATTTCTTGCAGATTTTTCTTTAGAATAGACAAGTTCTTTATCAGAACAGGTTCAGCGACGTAGGGATAATCCGTTCCATAAAGCAGATGTTCGGGAGTGGTAATTGTCAAAAGTTCACGAATAGTTTCTGGAGTTGCGGCCCCAGCCAAGTCGTAGTAGAAAGCTTCCAAATTCTTTGCGATGTCGACGCCTTTCAAATACCCGCCGTTATCAGGGCTGGGGCGCAGGCAATGTCAAAATGGAAGTCTGTATGCCGGCGGCATCCATAAACTTGATATGTTTTTCAAGATTCCACTGAGGAATGGGAAAATCTTCATCAAGAAGGGCATTATGTTTTTCCAAATAATCCCGATAGGATTTAGGAATCATGTGGGAATGGGTATCGATGGGTTTCTGTGCGTAAGTCATATTTGCAAGAACAAAGATTGGTAGGATTTTCAGTAAAAGCTTTTTCATAAACCACAATATAATACCTAGAGTTCGCTCAAAGTCAATGGGTAGAGCGCAAAAAATCGCCACACATTTTCAGTGGGCGACTTTTCTAGAAATTGAATTTATGTGCTATTGCGAAAAGTTGAATCTTATCGCACAAAGTTCATGGGCTGCCAGGGTTCCTTGGCTTCAACCTCTGCGGTGCCGGTGGCGAACTTTTTCAGCATAAAAGCCATGTTGTTTGCCAAGGTACGCATGGTCTGCATGCCTTCTGTATCTTGGGCGGATTCCGCTTCATTGCGGCCGTAGGCGATGTTCCAATACTGGGAAGTAACGATAGGCATGTTCAGCATCTGGAAAGGCATTTGCAAAGTTTGGAATGCAGCAGACGCACCACCGCGACGGCACACGCAAACAGCGGCAGCGGGCTTGCCCTGGAAATATGCGCCGGCAGCGTAAGCCATGCGCTGGATCAAGGAAAGTACGGAACCGTTGGGCTGGCCCCAGTAAACCGGAGAACCAACAATCAATGCGTCGCTGGTTTCCATCTTGGCGATGACTTCGTTACAGATGTCTTCGTCAAAGGCGCAGCGGCAATTGCCCTTGGTCTTGCAAACGTTACAGGCAATGCAGCCACGAACGGCCTTGTTGCCGATCCACACGATTTCGCTATCGATGCCGTTCTTCTTCAGCTGTTCTGCAGCTTCGTTCAATGCGGTAAAAGTGTTGCCATTCTTGCGGGGGCTTCCGTTAATCAATAAAACTTTCATTTTGTTACCTCTGTTGCAAATATAATTTCTAGAATTTTTTGTGAAATTACCAGTTTTCAAAACGGCGTCCCGTATCCATTCCGCCAATCTTTTTCATTTCTTCGGCAGATAATTCAATGTCGAAGATGTTGAAATTTTCTTCCAAGTATTTGAGCGAATCAATTCCCGGAATGGCGATGTAGCCGGCCTGAATATGCCAGCGTAAATCCACCTGAGCTGCTGTTTTTCCGTGAGCTTTCGCAATTTCTTTCAGCGTAGAATTGCCAAGAGTTTTCTGGGTATTTCCGCGACCGCCGAGTGGATAGTAGGATTCCACAACAGTGCCGTACTTGGCCACATATTTCTGGAATTCCGTATTCTGGTACAGCGGATGATTTTCATTCTGCACAACTGCAGGCTTTATTTTTGCACCTGCGGTCACACGCTCAAATTCCTCTGCGGTATAATAATTGGAAATTCCGATGGAGCGAATCTTCCCCGCAGCAACGCCTTTTTCTAGAGCCTTGTAGACGCCGTCGTCATTAGGTCCCGATTGATGAACAAGCATCAAGTCAATATAATCCAATCCCAATGTTTCATTGGACTCGTCAATAGCCTTTTCCGGATTACGGTAATAGCCTGGCATCACCTTGGTAGTCACGAAAACATCTTCACGTTTCACAAGGCCATCCTTGATGGCGCGGCGAACGCCTTCACCTACGCCCTTTTCGTTGCCGTAATACTCCGCCGTATCAAAAAGGCGATAGCCCATCTTGATTGCTTCATAAACAGCATCCGATGCAAAAGAATCGCTCATAGTCCAGGTTCCAAGACCAAGAACCGGCATGGAGTAGCCGCTATTCAACTTGATTGTATTCGCACTTGGCACAGCCTCACCTCCACTGACCTGGGGTTCACTTTCCACATTTTTTGCTGCAACACTTTCGCTGGAGCAACCCAGCAAAAACGTCGCCGACGCCACAAGAAAACTTGAAAGGAGGTTTTTCATATTCATAATTTAACACCTAGAGTTGACTCAATGTCAAATCATTTTTTATAAAAAAAGAAGGCAGCAAGCCACCTTCTTTTCAAATGCATTTCGCAACGGTTCAAGTCGATTACTTCAGGTTGGTCTTGAAGAATTCGTCAAGTTTTGCAAAGGGAATCTTTTCCATGTTGTCGTAAAGATCCACATGAGATGCTCCAGGAATCACCAGAAGTTCCTTGTTGGAAGGATTTGGATTTGCCTTGATGCCTGCAGCAGGATTGCCTTCAACCATGTACTTGTAAGCATCCTTGCCGAAGTAGAAGGAATGAGCCTTGTCACCGTGCATTACGAGAACAGCGGAACGAATTTCGTTGGTGTAACGGAGGAAGCGGGCGTTAGCATAAGCCTGGGTGCCTGTAGCGTTCCATCCGTCGTTGGAATTGCCAGAGCGTTTGTGGTAACCGCGGGGAGTCTTGTAGTAAGCGAAATAATCCTTCACAAAATAGGGAGCGTCATCCGGAAGCGGGTCCACAACGCCACCGGCACGCAGGTAGGAACCTGCGGCGCGATCCTTTACGCGCTGGGCTGCGAGAGCCTTGCGGCCTTCGTAACGGGCTTCTTCATTGTCAGCAGAATCGAAGTAACCGTTGCCACCCACGCGGGTCATGTCATACATGGTGCTTGCCACAGTTGCCTTGATGCGTGTATCGGCGGCAGCAGCGTTCAAGGCGATGCCACCCCAACCGCAAATACCGATAATGCCGATGCGTTCAGCATCCACATTTTCCTGGGCGCCGAGGAAGTCTACAGCAGCCATAAAGTCTTCGGTGTTGATATCCGGAGAAGCTACACGGCGGGGCATGCCGCTGCTTTCACCAGTAAAGCTTGGGTCAAATGCGATGGACAAGAAGCCCTTTTCAGCCATGGTCTGTGCGTAAAGACCACTGGACTGTTCCTTCACGGCGCCGAAGGGGCCTGAAACAGCGATGGCCGGGAACTTGCCGTTTGCAGCAAGGCTTGCATCCTTCGGGATGTACATATCGGCAGCCAAGGTGATGCCGAAATTGTTGGCGAAGGTCACCTTCTTGTGATCCACCTTTTCACTCTTTTTGAAAACCTTGTCCCATTCTTGAGTCAGTTCCAATTTTTCATTCTGTGCCATAGTGGTCTCGTTTGCGGAGTAGTTTGTTTTTGCGGAAGCCTGGCTTGCATCGTTCTTGTCGCAGCAAGCGGTGAATAATGCAGTGCCCAGGGCGATGCCAATTCCTGCGGCAATTTTTGTAGTAATGTTCATGTTGTCCTCTTATTTAATGTTTAAACTTTGATGTCCTTGATTTTCTTTGCCGGAACGCCAGCCACAACTGTTTTGGGTTCCACATTTTTTGTTACTACGGCGGCGGCTGCCACAATGGCTCCATAACCGATTGTAACTCCTGGCAGAATAATGGCTCCAGCACCAATCCAGACGTTGTCCTCGATGTGAATCGGTTTAAAGACCATATCGCCGCGATGCTCTGGATCTTGGTTGTGGTTGATTGTGCAAAGAGTCACGTTGTGCCCGAATAGTACTCCGTTACCAATACGGATGCCGCCCTGATCCTGGAACTTGCAACCAGAATTGATAAATACGTTTTCTCCAATAAAGGTGTTCTTGCCGCAATCGGTGTTGAACGGCGGGAACATTCCTGTGCTTTCGGGAACAGCGATTCCCCAAAGGTCCGAAAGAAGCTTGCGTAGTTCTTCTGGCTCGTGATACCTACTGTTGATTTCCGCTGTGATGCGAAGGGCTTCCTGGGAGTATCTGTGCATTTGCTGGTGTACATCGGACCCTGCGATGACGGGTTTTCCTGAAGCCATGTATTCACGAAATTCTTCTATAGACATGCTAAACCTGTTTTGCGTTCCAAATTTAGACACGAAATACTAAAATAACCAATACTTTGTTTTTATAGTCAACTATAACTATAAGTTATGTTTGTATATTATGGAGAACAAATCCGTATAACCCCTAATTTCTAAACTCTAGTTTCTAGCCTCTATATGGAACTTCGTCATTTACGATATTTTTTAGCAGTTGCCCATGAGCAGAATTTTACGGCGGCGGCAAACTTGATGTGTGTTTCCCAGCCGGCTCTTTCAAAGCAGATCAAGGATCTAGAAGAAGAAATAGGGAAGTCCCTCTTTGTGCGCAGCTCCAAGAACGTTCTTCTTACGGAGGCAGGGATGTTCCTTAGACAGCGCGCCGAGGAAATTCTGGATTTGTCGAATAGAACCTTGATGGAGCTGAAGGCGGATGAAGAGGAAGTCATCGGAGAAATTAATGTGGTCTGTGGCGAAATTGAGGCGGTCTCCTTTATTGCGGGCGCCATCAAGAAAATGAATCGGCAGTACCCTCGAGTAAAGTTTAACATGACCACCGGTGACGAAGAGACCGTCCGTTATCAGCTGGATAAGGGCGTTGCCGATTTCGGCATGTTCGTTGACTTGACGGTTCTCCCTGGATATGAAAGCGTTTCTGTTCCCATCGTTTCGCCTTGGGGGGTTATGACCTGGAAAGGAAATTCCCTTGCAAAAAAGAAATTTGCAACACCTAGGGACTTGCTCCATATTCCGCTGTTTATTTCTAGGCAGATGTTGAACAACAATACCTTGACAACTTGGCTGGGTTACAGTGCCGACAAGCTGAATATTGTCGGCACCAACGATATGCTTTACAATGCGTCAAAGCTTGCCGAAGCGGAGGTGGCGAGTATTGTGACCATTGATGGCATTGTGAATACCAGGGGGACGAAGCTTTGCTTTGTTCCCTTCAAGCCGTTTTTTCCCATCAAGGTTTCCGTTGCCTGGAAAAAGAAACAGGCCTTGAGCAAGGCCTGCGAAAAATTCCTGGAGATTATAAAGGAATAATTTTGTCACGTTTTGCAAGAATACTAGAACGTCACTAACAATCCTGCCGCGTTGGGGCTAGCAAAGAATGATATGTGATCTGGAGATTCTCCGTCACGAAGTTTCTTGAAGTTGTTACCCACGGTACGACCAATAAGAAATCCGGTGATGGCTCCTGCAAAGATGTCGCTTGCCCAGTGGGCCATGAAGGACATGCTGACGCCCACCATGACAGAATAGCCGATGGCTCCCGCGAGGATGTAGTTGTTGTCTGGGTGGAGCGTTGCCAGGGTGACGGCCATGGCGGTGGCTGTTGCCGTGTGTCCGCTGGGCCAGCCGTTAAAGATTCCACCACGCCAGAATCCAAAACGGAATCCGTCACTGTAATCGTCCTGGAAATCTTCGTCGCCGTCCGCGGCTTCCCTAACGTGCGGGGGAATGCGTCCGGTAAACGCCTTGATGACGGAAGTGTAGCCCCAGCCGAGTAGGGCCGCCTGGCCCATGGCAAGTCCGTCGAATTGAATGTCGTGATTGTCGCTGCCGTAGTACATGGCGAGAGGAACTGCGAAGGGAGCAAAGGATCCGATGATTCCGCCGGGAAGTGTTGCAATCGTTGACGCGGTCTCATGTCGGACACAGAAACGGTTCCACTTCCAGTCGATTCCGCTTTCTATAAACCCGTAGGTGCCGCCGGCTGCTGCAACCCAGGGAAGGCCGTATCCGTAGGTAAGAACGCCTAGGGTGTTCCAGCCGATGTCGTGGAAGAGGGTAGCGAACAGCGGGATGCGCTGTCTTGTTTCGTCAACGCTTTCTGCAGCAAAAGCCTGGCAGCTTACTGCAAAAAGGATTGTGAACAAAATCTTCCTCATGAAGATTAAATTCCGTCGATTTCTACAACTTTCTTGTTGTTGGTGCTGCCAATGACAACCCGTACATCACGCTTGTGAACCTTGAAGTGTTCAGCCAGGAGTTCACAGATGGCTTCGTTTGCCGCGCCCTCTACAGGAGGGGCCTTGACTTCTACCTTGAAGCTTCCGTCGGGTTGAGGCGTTACGGACTCTCGCTTACTGCGGGCGTGTACCTTGATATTGATTCGCATTAGGCCAGAACGTTTCCCATGGGAGGAACCTGGCGCTTGGGCTGCTGGCTCAGGGCTTCAAGTTCCTTCTGGTCGTTTTCCATGGCTGCCA from the Fibrobacter sp. genome contains:
- a CDS encoding DUF362 domain-containing protein, with the translated sequence MDRRDFIKTVGSAALISAMATPVFGKPKNQEVKEAGKDVSNVYFTKDLSAEGLIKLYNKVNQNISGKVAIKVHTGEKNGPNILPREWVKAVQALIPNSNIVETNTYYHPSDRDTTEKHRETLKVNGWTFCPVDIMDEEGTVMLPVPGGKHFKEMSMGGHIVNYDSMVVLTHFKGHTMGGFGGSLKNIAIGCADANVGKKMIHEKMEDPDYNAKPELYPKWSNSGKRFMEAMAESGKATVNHFKGKMCFINVLRRMSVDCDCAGVGAAEPTCRDIGILASTDILAVDQASVDMVYKLPIGELKDIKERIETREGLHQLPAMEALKMGNRKYRIIEL
- a CDS encoding DUF362 domain-containing protein: MDRRDFLKVSAGAVAVAGLASAANAANAAPAKNSKEDKVSTVYFTKDLSAAGVLKLYEKVKQNISGKVAIKLHTGEPNGPNIIPREWDEALQKAIPNSTIVETNTLYQGGRYTTADHRKALEVNGFTKFTVVDIMDEDGETPIPVKDGYWLKELHVGKHMLNYDSMVVFTHFKGHAMGGFGGSMKNIAIGCAGGQIGKREVHMNTSDVNASADWIMGAKFMELMGDSAKATCDHFKGKMCFINVLRRMSVDCDCAGTSAAEPTCRDIGILASTDILAVDQASIDMVYKLPPKELKDLKERIESREGLHQLDAMEHHKMGSRKYKLVEVL
- a CDS encoding twin-arginine translocase TatA/TatE family subunit, giving the protein MSLGIPEIILIVVVVLLLFGGKRIPELARSLGRAQHEYKKAKDALKEEAEDLQKTVEKVGEAEAKKEQG
- the tatC gene encoding twin-arginine translocase subunit TatC gives rise to the protein MISKDSQEQTLVSHLEALRTALIHCFVALGIGIIPMFLLSSYVLDWFSAELVAQSGATLHYFSPMEVFLLQLKIAALMDCVICSPYIAWNLWKFVLPGLYENERKFVRSIVWMTSGLFVSGVVFCLGICFPLVVRFGMSFESANLQPIFGVENIVTLALWLSLAFGCMFQFPLVTYALIRSGVVYYETVCHARPYVVVGILVLAALLTPPDIISQLILGAPTYLLFEAGLFAARKYKGEQFKEYNEENAPNRVEPKTQESRSTQDSATQKSANQDSQDDVDFTKASSPYQVGTERNADKWKPN
- a CDS encoding sugar O-acetyltransferase, producing the protein MTELEKMLAGKIYDPADETLAKLRSKAHGLCLKYNQLLETDSSRQNILDELLPHRGENVYLQGPIQFDYGCNTFIGKNSYANFNFTCLDCCPVTIGENVFFGPNVSLLTPIHPLRYQDRNPYRREDGVNTDREYAKPIIIKDNCWIAGNVTICGGVTIGAGSVIGAGSVVTRDIPENVLAAGVPCKVIREITEEDRLENHPELF
- the larB gene encoding nickel pincer cofactor biosynthesis protein LarB, coding for MKNSLANERYEDIGFAKLDISREKRTGTAEAIYCSGKTKEQLLKILQTFKENGCSVLGTKCSAEQYEFVRAKMPQACYNETAKIISIKAVKGDHSNASKKSAKLRGTVAVCCAGTADLPIAEEAAMTAEFFGAKVSRHYDVGIAGLHRLLSKIDEIRKADVVIAVAGMEGALAGVIAGLVKAPVIAVPTSVGYGASFQGVAPLLTMLNTCAEGVTVVNIDNGFGAAVSACRMLRIK
- the larC gene encoding nickel pincer cofactor biosynthesis protein LarC, with the translated sequence MKYLYLDGSCGISGDMTVAALLDLGASREKLEAAINSMHLDGMHCHFGRGNSYSIAGATFDVHVHTHHGEESADHVHAHEEGYVEHHHEHHHSHEHRHLKECYDILDHVAGHGTLSQNALAIAKKIFLIIAEAEAKAHGVAVEDVHFHEVGAIDSIVDIMAVAILVDDLQETQGVSQVVVTGLNEGTGFVQTQHGMLPIPVPAVASIAEAAGIALHITETKGEMVTPTGIGVVAALRTCEKLPANYKILKSGIGLGKRDFGRANFLRAQIIEDVSSTGNSPNDLNVTILECSIDDASPEELGLAMDKIMETGARDVHFIPCYMKKNRPGILLRAIVDGEKMGQVETAIFKNTTTIGLRRIPVVRNCMSRSFLDVETPFGVVTVKKCELGDIVKFKPEFESVKEVAEKAGVSFREIFDAARSKAR
- a CDS encoding flavodoxin family protein, with protein sequence MKKVLVISSSLRKGSNSDILAKEFAKGAKDAGNEVEYISLQGKNIAFCRGCLACQKKGKCVIKDDANEITEKMKNAEVIAFATPIYYYEMCGQLKTMLDRANSLYASEYKFREIYLLATAAENEKTTPKNAINGIKGWIACFDNVKLKGTVFASAFEPKETASNKIALAEAYKKGSKV
- a CDS encoding amidohydrolase family protein, whose product is MKGVDIAKNLEAFYYDLAGAATPETIRELLTITTPEHLLYGTDYPYVAEPVLIKNLSILKKNLQEIVSQNVEQVLYKNAQNLFEK